The following proteins come from a genomic window of Pyxidicoccus sp. MSG2:
- a CDS encoding cupin domain-containing protein has protein sequence MVDELVRRLGLVPHPEGGFYKETYRAALAVETPRGVRSAGTAIYYLLPRGSFAAWHRVTSDEVWHFYDGHPLELLLVGASGRVETVVLGRDVTKGEQPQVVVHAGVLQAAVPSGEYTLVGCTVSPGFDFADWEMPSAESLVKLYPEQAELMRQLAKGSA, from the coding sequence ATGGTCGATGAGCTCGTGCGCAGGCTGGGGCTGGTGCCGCATCCCGAGGGTGGCTTCTACAAGGAGACGTACCGTGCGGCGCTGGCGGTGGAGACGCCGCGAGGCGTGCGCTCGGCGGGCACGGCCATCTACTACCTGTTGCCGCGAGGCTCGTTCGCGGCGTGGCACCGGGTGACCTCGGACGAGGTGTGGCACTTCTACGACGGGCATCCGTTGGAGCTGCTCCTCGTGGGAGCGAGTGGCCGGGTGGAGACGGTGGTGCTCGGGAGGGATGTGACGAAGGGCGAGCAGCCGCAGGTGGTGGTGCACGCGGGCGTCTTGCAGGCGGCGGTGCCGAGTGGGGAGTACACGCTCGTGGGCTGCACCGTGTCGCCGGGTTTCGACTTCGCGGACTGGGAGATGCCGTCCGCGGAGTCCCTGGTGAAGCTGTACCCGGAACAGGCGGAGCTGATGCGGCAGCTCGCGAAGGGGAGTGCGTAG
- a CDS encoding AHH domain-containing protein, whose translation MALVCCSVLVASCASSPDGRAGDGGSLARPEVVRTTRLSGDRVQLFFTPLAPVPAWETLSPEEARAVLAGFHQALRHMPAPRFQRALATEGGPAEWELRLRQEFLAKYGPSPLPLPGSLAHSRLYLALQRSPRYMGPGIRDAAEELFRSPAFLASVTLSVVVYLAAWALPEPVFSKAFAAALTVRLAIAVGLLELRNLGLACYQLYKDAEAARTVEELEAVAERFGRAMGGTALRAVVLVATFGVGKALPKVPEGGLWSLLTPSRYAMPGGLTWQSATTAQMVADGTLVVSGVAVGTAASTASGGAGSACTDGTVKKDGHQWHHLATNKNNSAEVRGGPWTPRFEELFARAGMSLEDPANLVYLKGHLGPHPEAYHAEIFDRLQTALGPCRTHDQCRGNLLRELRRVADELCTHGSSLHQLVTR comes from the coding sequence ATGGCCCTGGTCTGCTGCTCGGTGTTGGTGGCCTCGTGCGCCTCGTCACCGGACGGGCGTGCGGGTGACGGAGGCAGTCTTGCCCGGCCTGAAGTCGTGCGGACGACGCGGCTGTCGGGAGACCGGGTGCAACTCTTCTTCACTCCGCTGGCCCCCGTGCCCGCCTGGGAGACGTTGAGTCCGGAAGAAGCCCGCGCGGTGCTGGCCGGCTTCCACCAGGCCTTGCGCCACATGCCTGCGCCCCGCTTCCAGCGAGCACTGGCGACCGAGGGAGGACCAGCCGAGTGGGAGCTGCGGCTCCGGCAAGAGTTCCTTGCGAAGTACGGCCCTTCGCCGTTGCCGCTGCCGGGCTCCTTGGCGCACAGCCGGCTCTACCTCGCGCTGCAGCGCTCTCCCCGGTACATGGGGCCCGGCATCCGGGACGCGGCGGAGGAGCTGTTCCGCTCCCCGGCCTTCCTGGCCAGCGTGACGCTGTCGGTGGTGGTGTACCTGGCGGCGTGGGCGCTGCCGGAGCCAGTCTTCTCCAAGGCCTTCGCGGCGGCGCTGACGGTGAGGCTGGCGATTGCGGTGGGGCTGCTGGAGCTGCGCAACCTGGGGCTGGCCTGCTACCAGCTCTACAAGGACGCGGAGGCGGCGAGGACGGTGGAGGAGTTGGAGGCGGTGGCCGAGCGCTTCGGGAGGGCGATGGGAGGCACGGCGCTGAGGGCGGTGGTGCTGGTGGCCACCTTCGGAGTGGGCAAGGCGCTGCCGAAGGTGCCCGAGGGCGGACTGTGGTCGCTGCTCACGCCGTCGAGGTACGCGATGCCCGGAGGGTTGACGTGGCAGAGCGCGACGACGGCGCAGATGGTGGCGGACGGCACGCTGGTGGTCAGCGGCGTAGCGGTGGGCACGGCGGCCAGCACTGCTTCAGGCGGAGCGGGCAGTGCGTGCACGGACGGCACGGTGAAGAAGGACGGCCACCAGTGGCACCATCTCGCCACGAACAAGAACAACAGCGCTGAAGTACGCGGCGGACCGTGGACGCCTCGTTTCGAGGAACTCTTCGCGAGGGCGGGGATGAGCTTGGAGGACCCGGCGAACCTCGTCTATCTGAAGGGCCACCTGGGCCCTCACCCCGAGGCGTATCACGCAGAGATATTCGATCGGCTCCAGACCGCGCTCGGACCCTGCCGGACCCATGACCAATGCCGCGGCAACCTGTTGCGGGAACTGAGGCGCGTAGCGGATGAACTCTGCACGCATGGCTCTTCGCTCCACCAACTCGTTACGAGATGA
- a CDS encoding imm11 family protein yields the protein MPTNRYFRLTDDMRIRQRWHLRAPRNEQGLEVHHWQFFEGRRLEQQGTIRFPVRPTGQVLDFTLDSFATPVVHERVVDLFQHQRIQDVQFIPVQVEGHEGPYFILNTLRTIRCIDDARSKEVRYFTPEDEQPERVGEYRLVVGMRIDPTQVGDAHIFRPWGWNVALIVSEDLKDAMDAVGITGTKFEPV from the coding sequence ATGCCCACGAATCGCTACTTCAGGCTGACGGACGACATGCGCATCCGACAGCGGTGGCACTTGAGAGCCCCTCGGAATGAGCAGGGGCTGGAGGTGCATCACTGGCAGTTCTTCGAGGGTCGCAGGCTCGAGCAGCAGGGCACGATCCGCTTTCCCGTGAGACCCACTGGCCAGGTTCTCGATTTCACCCTGGACTCCTTTGCTACGCCAGTCGTCCACGAGCGAGTCGTCGACCTCTTCCAGCACCAGCGCATCCAGGACGTCCAGTTCATCCCCGTCCAGGTCGAGGGCCACGAAGGGCCCTACTTCATCCTCAACACGCTCCGCACCATCCGCTGCATCGACGATGCCCGCAGCAAGGAGGTGCGGTACTTCACCCCAGAGGACGAACAACCGGAGCGGGTGGGCGAGTACCGCCTCGTCGTCGGCATGCGCATCGACCCGACGCAGGTCGGCGACGCGCACATCTTCCGCCCGTGGGGTTGGAACGTGGCCCTCATCGTCTCCGAGGACCTCAAGGACGCGATGGACGCCGTGGGCATCACCGGCACGAAGTTCGAACCGGTGTAA